One window of the Aptenodytes patagonicus chromosome 5, bAptPat1.pri.cur, whole genome shotgun sequence genome contains the following:
- the BARHL2 gene encoding barH-like 2 homeobox protein has translation MEGPSGSSFGIDTILSGGSTGSPGVMNGDFRPHGDGRPADFRSQATPSPCSEIDTVGTAPSSPISVSMEHPEPHLGVAESLPPPPHHLHLGPHPPPPPPSLQPSPPQPPPPQLGSASSGPRTSTSSFLIKDILGDSKPLAACAPYSTSVPSPHHTPKQEGSAAPESFRPKLEQEDGKAKLDKRDDTQGDIKCHGTKEEGDREISSSRDSPPVRAKKPRKARTAFSDHQLNQLERSFERQKYLSVQDRMDLAAALNLTDTQVKTWYQNRRTKWKRQTAVGLELLAEAGNYSALQRMFPSPYFYHPSLLGSMDSTTAAAAAAAMYSSMYRTPPAPHPQLQRPLVPRVLIHGLGPGGQPALNPLANPMPGTPHPR, from the exons ATGGAGGGGCCGAGCGGGTCCAGCTTCGGGATAGACACGATCCTGTCGGGCGGCAGCACCGGCAGCCCCGGAGTCATGAACGGAGACTTTCGCCCCCACGGTGACGGCCGGCCGGCGGATTTTAGGAGCCAGGCCACGCCGTCCCCCTGCTCGGAGATCGACACGGTGGGGACGGCGCCCTCGTCGCCCATCTCGGTGAGCATGGAGCACCCCGAGCCGCACCTGGGGGTGGCGGAgagcctcccgccgccgccgcaccacCTCCACCTCGGcccgcacccgccgccgccgccgccgagttTGCAGCCGTcgcccccgcagccgccgccgccccagctGGGCTCGGCCAGCTCCGGCCCCAGGACTTCCacctcttcttttttaattaaggaCATTTTGGGCGACAGCAAACCTCTGGCGGCGTGTGCACCTTACAGTACCAGCGTCCCCTCTCCCCATCACACCCCCAAGCAGGAGGGCAGCGCGGCCCCGGAGAGCTTCAGGCCCAAACTCGAGCAGGAGGACGGCAAAGCCAAGCTCGACAAGCGCGACGACACGCAGGGCGACATCAAATGCCACG GGACAAAGGAGGAGGGCGACCGGGAGATCAGCAGCAGCCGGGACAGCCCGCCGGTGCGGGCCAAGAAGCCGCGGAAGGCGCGGACCGCCTTCTCCGACCACCAGCTCAACCAGCTGGAGCGCAGCTTCGAGCGGCAGAAGTACCTGAGCGTGCAGGACCGCATGGACCTGGCCGCCGCCCTCAACCTCACCGACACGCAGGTGAAAACCTGGTACCAGAACCGGAG gacgAAGTGGAAGCGGCAGACGGCGGTGGGCCTGGAGCTGCTGGCCGAGGCCGGGAACTACTCGGCCCTGCAGAGGATGTTCCCCTCGCCCTATTTCTACCACCCCAGCCTGCTGGGCAGCATGGACAGCACGacggcggccgcggcggccgcggccATGTACAGCAGCATGTACCGGACTCCCCCCGCGCCGCACCCCCAGCTCCAGCGGCCGCTGGTGCCGCGGGTGCTGATCCACGGGCTGGGGCCCGGCGGGCAGCCGGCCCTCAACCCCCTGGCCAACCCCATGCCCGGCACCCCGCACCCCCGGTGA